The Candidatus Margulisiibacteriota bacterium genomic sequence ACCCGGTATGGATTATTCCATTCAGAAAAGTCCCTGTTGTTACGATGATGCAGGCCGCCTCATAAGTCACGCCCAGAATAGTTTTTACGCTTTTTACGTAATTGCTGTTATCAACCGAAATGTCAGTTACCATATCTTGCTTGATCTCCAAGTTAGCTTGGTTTTCACAGGTCTTTTTCATATAGACTTGATATAGGAGTTTATCAGACTGGGCACGTAAGGATTGCACGGCAGGACCTTTTGAACGGTTCAGAACTTTCATCTGGATATAGGTCATATCGGCAGCAATGCTCATCTGCCCGCCAAGGGCATCGATCTCTGAAACAATATGGCTTTTTCCCGGGCCACCGATTGCCGGATTGCAAGGCATGTAACCAATGCGATCGAGGTTGATTGTCAGCATTAATGTGCTACAACCCATTCTAGATGAAGCGAGGGCAGCTTCAACTCCAGCATGCCCTCCTCCGATTACTATTACATCATAATGTTTTGGATAAATCATTTCACTCTATAGTACACTAACTAAAATTTAAATGGAATAGCGTAGCCATACTCCGTAGAATCTTCCATTTGTCCTTGATCATTATATACCCTTTTCCAGGTGATTTTTGCATTACCCGGAAAATTAACTCCCAGCATTGTCAAAGGAGCATATGTGTCAACTGCGATATTAGCTCCACCTGAGCCAATTTTTGAAAAAGAAGTCATTTGTACTTGCTCATATCGAGCCTGTGCACTAACGCCAGCGATCTCATTTACAGTTAAAATTGCCTTCAAGGAAGGATCTTCTTTTGCTTTATTTTTATACTTAATATTCTGATACTCAGCAATGAAATTCGCAAGGTTGAAAATACTAAAACCAAGAGAGCCATGATACCCAGACATGCTGCCAAGATTAACGGTTTCTAAGTCTGTTGGACTTAATTCATATTGATAATTAAAATATCCAGGAACAAACTTAGAACCAAAAGTCCTATAATCTACCTGATAATCAAGAAAGTTAAATACTTTACCTTTAACACCAGTCATACCACCCTTACTATAATTGATGAGTTGCCCAACTTCGACAAATAACGTCCCGGCATCTCCGAATACTAACCATCCGGCATCGGCAGCCATAGCCGCTTGCCCTTTTCCTATAGTCCCGGCGGTATTGCTCACACCATCATTATCAACGGCATAGCTAAGGCCAAGTTTAACTTGTTTGCCTAATAATTCTAATTCGGCAGGTTGATAAGTCAGTCTACCTGCATATACCTTTGTATTCGTTATAACAGCCATCATACCATACGGATTAAAAGCATTTGTATAAGCTTTCACGCCAGCCTTTGATGGATCAAAAATTGTTGAGCCATTCACTTCGGTGGAATAATCATTCATTATTAAACCATAGCCAAGAGTAATCCCGCTCAGAACTCCATAACGAATCCCATTTATTCCGTCATCATATTCTACATATCGGATTGAAACAAAGGATGCATTTTTTGGTTTATTTTCAGCTGGCATAAAAAGGTTAACATCCAGTCCGAATCCAAAATTTCCAATACCTAGCGTTGGACTTAAAGTCAAAACAGTAGCTGACTTCCCACCACTTGAAATTATACTTACACCCCCAGTCCCCTTTCCACTCATATTATCCACTGCCATTACCGCGCTACCAACAAACAGAAGCAACGTCGCAGTTAGGATTCTTGATTTAATATTCATATTACAATTCCCCTTTCATTTTTTTACTTTCTACCTTTATTATACTTAAATAGCCATACTTCTAACAATATATAATATTTTTAACATTATTTATTAAATGACTACAATTAAATTCGATTATATTATTGACTCATTTATTGTGTTCTGCTAAATTATAGTTTGTGCGCCTATCGGGCAATATATTTAAAAAGGAGTGTTCAAAATGGGAATTAAAGTCGGTATTAATGGCTTCGGCAGAATCGGTAGACTAGTTTTTAGAGCAATGGTTGCAAACGAAAACTTCGAAGTTGTAGGGATTAATGATCTTATTGATGCAGAATATATGGCATACATGCTGAAGTACGATTCAACACACGGCAGGTTCAAAGGCACTGTCGAAGTAAAAGATAGTCAATTAATCGTAAACGGCAAAAAAATCAGAGTAACCAGCGAAAGAAATCCAGCAGACTTAAAATGGGATGCCATTGGAGCAGAATACGTTGTAGAATCAACCGGTCTGTTTACTACTGTAGAAAAAGCAGAAGCTCACCTTAAAGCCGGAGCAAAGAAAGTTGTTATTTCAGCTCCATCAGCCGATGCGCCAATGTTCGTTATGGGTGTAAACAACACAACCTACAAAAAAGACATGAATGTCGTTTCAAATGCTTCTTGCACAACTAACTGCTTAGCACCTATTGCGAAAGTATTAAATGACAACTTTGGAATAGTTGAAGCGTTAATGACAACAGTTCACGCTACAACAGCAACTCAGAAAACCGTTGACGGCCCTTCGATGAAAGATTGGAGAGGCGGTAGAGGCGCTGGCCAAAACATTATCCCATCTTCAACCGGCGCGGCGAAAGCTGTAGGAAAAGTAATTCCTGAATTAAACGGCAAATTAACTGGGATGGCCTTCAGAGTACCAACTGCAGACGTTTCGGCTGTTGATCTTACCTGCAAACTTGCTAAGCCAGCTAAATATGAAGACATAAAAAAAGTTATGAAAGCCGCATCAGAAGGTGCCCTAAAAGGTATTCTTGGCTATACAGAAGATGCAGTCGTTTCAGCTGACTTCATCGGTGATGCAAGAACTTCTATATTTGACGCTGATGCAGGTATCTCGTTAAATGATACATTCGTAAAAGTAGTATCTTGGTATGACAATGAATGGGGTTATTCTTGCAAAGTAGCAGATTTAATCTCTTACATGGATACAGTAAAATAATTTAAACCAATCTCTCCCCCAAAAGCCGGGCGCAAGCTCGGCTTTTCCCTTTTTTATACACTGGTTGAAATTGAAGACGACTAACTCATACGCTTGTGAAACCTGATAATTGCAAGGGAGAGCATCGTACTCCCATAAAGTGACAAAGATATGATTTCCGGAACCAGATCGGACACACCAGATCCTTTTAAGTAGATTCCGCGAATAACATCCATGAAATACTTAAGAGGATCAAGATAAGTTACAATTTGTACCCATGGCGGCATATTTTCTATCGGGATAAAAAAACCGGATAATAAAATCGCGAAGATGGAAAAAAACCAGGCGTAAAACATAGCTTGCTGCTGGTTCGTAGCGATAGTAGAAATAAAAATCCCCACACCCAGAGTTGAGAGCATAAACAAAACGCTGATCACATACAATAATAGAAGATTTCCTTTCATCCAGATACCAAAGATTAGTCCTGCAGCCAGCATTCCTACATTCAGCATTACAAATCCCATAATCGCAAAGGGTATAATTTTACCGACAATTAATTCCCGACCTTTAATAGGAGTAACTAATAACTGCTCCAATGTACCGATTTCTTTTTCTCTTACAATATTAATCGATGCCAGAAAAACCGTGATCATGGTTAACAGCATCACCATGATTCCAGGAACAATATTATAGACACTATCTAAATTAGGATTATAGAGCATCCGTGTCTGAGTCTCAATAATATGGCGTGGTTGCGCTGAGGGGAGAGCCATAGTCATATTCCGTTGCAATTGCTTGAATATCTGAGTTAAATAGCCCAAGGCGATGCCCGCCGTGTTCCCATCGACGCCATCAACTATCGCTTGTATTTCAGGAGTTTCTCCACTTAAAACGTTGTTTTCAAAATGCTGTGGGATGACAATCGCCAGCTTGATCTTTCCGGAATCCATTTTCTTGACTGCAGCTTCCGTTTGATCAGTACTCCCTTTTATAGTAAAAAACTCGCCGGAACTAACGGTTCTGATAATTTTGCGGCTTAATTGAGACCGGTCCATATCAACATACATCGTCGAGATATTCTTCACATCTGTCGTTATCGCGAATCCTAAAATAACGAGCTGAATAAACGGCATCACAAAAATAATTACCAGATTTGCTTTCAATCGGAAAATTTGACGGAATTCTTTCTGTATAAGATAAAGTATGTTACGCATCAAGGTTCACTCGAAACTTCTTAATACTCACTATAATTAAAACCAACGATAATAAAGTTAAAAAAGATATCTGACTTATCAATTCAGGAATTCCTACTCCCTTGAGCATTATTCCCCGAATAATCTGAACAAAATGGCTGGCTGGTATTATTTTTGATAACCACTGGAACAATATCGGCATGCTTTCGATCGGAAACATAAACCCACTGAGGAGAAAGGTAGGAAGCATAGTACCCATTAAGGCCATCATCATTGCAAGCTGCTGAGTCTGGGCTATCGTCGAGATTAACAAACCCAAGCTGAGACCATTGAAAATATACAGAAGCATCATCAGTAAAAGCAAGAGAAGAGAACCATTAACCGGAACATTAAACCAGAATACTCCGGCAAAAAGAATGATAAGCCCGTCTATAAATCCAAGGATCAAATAGGGGATTAACTTCCCAATAATTATTTGTATTGGATTAATCGGACTCACCAGCACCTGTTCCATCGTGCCTTTTTCTTTTTCTCGAACAATTGCTAAACTGGTCAATAAAGCGCTTATCAGCAATAAAATAACGGCAACGAGCCCAGGCACAAAATAATTTGCAGATTTAAGGTCGGGATTATAAAGAAATCTCGGCTGTAAAGTAAACAGAGCCGAATTGCTTAGGCTCATTTCTAGGTTGCTTTGATTAACAATATTATTAACATAATTGCTGATTAGTTTAGCGCCATTAGGATCACTCGCATCAATTATCACCTGCAGATATGTCACAGGAGAATCAACAATACCGGTAGAATAATCTTTTGGAATAACAATGATACATTTGGCTTCTCTTCTTCGAAAAACCGTATCAATAGAAGATTCATCGATATGGTTGAGCTCTACTTCAAAGAAATTGCTGGAGACTAGCTTTTTAACAAATAACCGGCTTTCCGGTGTTTTCGACAAATCAGAAACGATAGTTGGAATATTTCTCATTTCTAACGTAATTGCATACCCATAGAGAAAGATCATCGCAATCGGCATTATTATGATAATGAGTAACGTTTGAGGATCCCTCAAAATATGAAAAAATTCTTTCTTAATAATACTCAGTAAGAGTGATTTCATTAATCTTCCCTTTTCACAATTGCCAGAAAAACATCTTGCATGGTAGTTAAATTATATTTTTCTTTTAATCTCTGAGGCTCATCAATTTCTGCGATTTTACCATCTTTCATAATACTCAAACGATTACAGTACTCGGCCTCATCCATATAATGCGTAGTAACGAAAATGGTCTTTCCCTTTTCAGCCAGCTCATATATCAGCAACCAGAAATTCCTGCGCGATATTGGGTCGACTCCGCTTGTCGGTTCATCCAAAAAAATAATCGGCGGATCATGAAGGATCGCGGTACTTAAGGCTAATCGCTGCTTCCAGCCTACCGGCAACGAACCTGTTAAGTCATCGGCATGGTCCCATAAATGCAAATAAGCCAGTAATTCTTCTATTTTTAATTTAATTGCCTTACGGGAAAGGCCATAAACTCCCCCATAAAACTCAATATTTTCTCGAACAGTCAGATCTTCATAGAGGCTGAACTTCTGGCTCATATAGCCGATATTCAGCTTAATCTTCTCACTCTCGGTATAAAGATCATATCCAGCAACATACGCCTTCCCGGACGTAGGTAATAATAAGCCGCACAACATCCTGATGGTTGTTGTTTTGCCTGCTCCGTTTGCGCCAAGGAACCCAAATATTTCTCCTTGTTTGACAGCAAAAGACACGTTGTTAACTGCTACGAACGAGCCAAACCGGCGAGTTAAATGTTCTACTTCTACAGCATAGTTACTTTCCACAAAATCAAACCCTTTGTTTACTTAATAAATTCAAAAAAACGTCCTCTAACTTAGGCTGAATGGGGACGATATCGTCAATATGGTATTCACTTAGCTGATCTTGAATCCGGGACAATCCCAGATTATATTCATCAACTAAATGAACTCCCTCGCCAAAAAGTTGAATAGAATCCATATATTCTGTTTGCTGCAATCGTTTAAAAGTTTGGTGGGGTGCCTGAGTTTTTAACAAATAAAGCGGTAACGTGAAATTATCAACAAACTCTTGCGGCGTATTTATGCCTAACATTTCGCCGTCGTAAATAAGACCGATCTTTGAACATTCAGCCGCTTCTTCCATATAGGGAGTAGAAATTAAAATCGTAATTCCCTTCTCAGACAATTCGTGCAATATCTGCCATAACTCATTTCGTGATAAAGGGTCAACACCAAAAGTCGGCTCATCCAAAATGATGACTTCCGGTTCATGCATGAGCATACACGATAAGGCTAACTTTTGCTTCATTCCACCGGATAGAGCGCCTGCTCGCCTACCACGAAAAGGTTCTAATCGAGAAAATCCGTACAATCGTTCTTTGCGATTATCCTGAAGATCTTTTGGAACTCCAAAAAGATCACCAAAAAAATTCAGATTCTGCTCGACGGTAAGGTCCTGATAAAGGCTAAATCTCTGTGGCATATAGCCAATGTTGCTTCTTACATATCTGATGTTATCCGTAATATTTTTGGATTGAAATAAAACACTGCCGGTATCCATCTTTAGTAGCGTTACAATAATTCTCATTATCGTTGTTTTGCCAGCACCATCCGGTCCGATAAGTCCGAAAATCTCCTGTTTGTTTACTTCAAAAGAAATATCTTTAACAACGTGCTTCATGCCATAACTTTTTTTTAACCTATCAACAATTAATGGTTTCATAAAAAGCTACCTTGTAAGCGTTACTTCTACAGGCATTCCGATTTTTAAGGCTCCAGAAATATTATGGACCTTAATTTTGACTTCATAGACGAGCGATGTTCTGGTCTCTTTGGTTAATATCGTCTTTGGTGTAAACTCCGCTTCCGAGGCAATCCAGGACACCGTCCCTTCAATTGGAGCAGGACTTCCATCGACACTGACATAAGCAGTCTGACCAATCTTTATCGTCAATAACGTCTTGGTAGGGATATAAATATATACATTCATTTTTTCCAAATCCGCAATCTCTGCTAAAGGAGTCCCGGGACTTACGAGCTCTCCGGCATTACGGTACTTATTCACTACGGTTCCTCGAATTGGCGAAAGAACCTCTGAGTTCTTAATCTGAATATTGGTTAATTGAATCACGGTATTCGCTTGTTCAATTCTGTTTTTTGCGAGATTATAATTGGTTATTAATGTCCTAAGCTGCGCATCTGCTACCTTTGTCTGCGTTGCCAGCTCATCCCTTAGCTGTACGGTTGCCGCACCTTCGGTAACTAATAATTCTGTTTTCAATAAAAGCTCATGATTAAGATCAATTTGAGGCTGAAGTTGCTGCATTTGTGATTCGATCGATTCCAAGCTTAACTCTGCTTCCCGAACTTTTTCATACTGAAGCTGTCTTTGGACTGCTACATTCTCAGTATCAACTCTGGCGATAACCTGTCCGGTGACGATTGCATCTCCCTCTTCCAGATCGAATTGCCTGATAATTCCTGTTCCTTGAGAAGATAATTTTATTTTTGTTGCCTCAATCTGACCGCTATAAGTATCAAGTTTTTTGTTTGTTGTACATCCTTGAATCGTCACCATCAGCCCAATAATAAGAAATATTTTTAAGTTACCCATTAATTTAACCTCCACTCAGAAATCGGCATTCCACTCAAATAATCAATTTCTATAACTTTTAATGATATCTTTACTTTATGCTGTTCAAGCAGGAGTTCTGCTTCAGTAAATTCATTGTTTGCCGCATTAACATCGGTAAGAGTACTGAACCCACGATCAGCCTGATTTCTAACAAGCTCCATTTTTGTTCGGGCAAGGCTCGCAGATTCTTTCAAATAATCTAATTGTTTCAGCATTGTCTTGGATTCTCTTACTGTCGCGTCATAGGCAAGTTGTATCTGATCACGCGAATGTTGTTCTTGATAGTCAAGGACAGCCATTTCTTTATTTTGAGCGTTTACATTTGCCTTAGAGGTACCAGAGTCCCACAGGTTCCATCTAATTCCAGCGCCTACTGAGTAATACCCCATCCATTCATTATCTATAGGGTTCACTCCTGGTTTTGCATATTTATAAGTAGCGCTTAATGAAATATCAGGATAATCTTTGGATTTATTAATGATTTGATTAGCTTCTGATACTTGCTTTTTTATGAGATAGGTTTTGATTTCTTCCTTTTCTGCTAAATTTAACGTGGAGGCATTCATATCCGTCATATATTTTGAGGTGGCACTAATCGTAACCGGTTCGCCTACCATTGACTTGAGCTGATCTAAATTATTTGAGATATTTGAATTAATTTCCACAAGTTGCTGCTCATATCGTGATATTGAAAGCTTTAAAGTCAGTTCATCCGTTACCAATGCCATGCCTTGATTAATCAGCGCACGTATTTTTTGCACGTGGTTATTCACCCGTTCTTTTACAGCATTTATAATTTCTTTCTGGGCTAATAGCACGTTTGTATTCATATAAACTTTTGCGACATTAAACGCGATATCTTTTTCATTCTTCTTTAATTGCACTTCAGCCACCTGCTTCTGCAGATGTTTGAGCTGAATTGTCGCTTCCCTGGAATACCCGTTGAATAACAAATATGATGTGCCTATTCCTAATTCATAATTATTATTAACTCCGGTCTCAATCTTCCGTGGCGGGAGCGCAATAGACGGGACCTCGCTAATATACCGGTATGAAGAATCTATTATCACAGAGGGAAGATATTGCTTCTGAACAGCCTCGAT encodes the following:
- the gap gene encoding type I glyceraldehyde-3-phosphate dehydrogenase, translating into MGIKVGINGFGRIGRLVFRAMVANENFEVVGINDLIDAEYMAYMLKYDSTHGRFKGTVEVKDSQLIVNGKKIRVTSERNPADLKWDAIGAEYVVESTGLFTTVEKAEAHLKAGAKKVVISAPSADAPMFVMGVNNTTYKKDMNVVSNASCTTNCLAPIAKVLNDNFGIVEALMTTVHATTATQKTVDGPSMKDWRGGRGAGQNIIPSSTGAAKAVGKVIPELNGKLTGMAFRVPTADVSAVDLTCKLAKPAKYEDIKKVMKAASEGALKGILGYTEDAVVSADFIGDARTSIFDADAGISLNDTFVKVVSWYDNEWGYSCKVADLISYMDTVK
- a CDS encoding secretion protein HlyD — translated: MGNLKIFLIIGLMVTIQGCTTNKKLDTYSGQIEATKIKLSSQGTGIIRQFDLEEGDAIVTGQVIARVDTENVAVQRQLQYEKVREAELSLESIESQMQQLQPQIDLNHELLLKTELLVTEGAATVQLRDELATQTKVADAQLRTLITNYNLAKNRIEQANTVIQLTNIQIKNSEVLSPIRGTVVNKYRNAGELVSPGTPLAEIADLEKMNVYIYIPTKTLLTIKIGQTAYVSVDGSPAPIEGTVSWIASEAEFTPKTILTKETRTSLVYEVKIKVHNISGALKIGMPVEVTLTR
- a CDS encoding ABC transporter permease, whose amino-acid sequence is MRNILYLIQKEFRQIFRLKANLVIIFVMPFIQLVILGFAITTDVKNISTMYVDMDRSQLSRKIIRTVSSGEFFTIKGSTDQTEAAVKKMDSGKIKLAIVIPQHFENNVLSGETPEIQAIVDGVDGNTAGIALGYLTQIFKQLQRNMTMALPSAQPRHIIETQTRMLYNPNLDSVYNIVPGIMVMLLTMITVFLASINIVREKEIGTLEQLLVTPIKGRELIVGKIIPFAIMGFVMLNVGMLAAGLIFGIWMKGNLLLLYVISVLFMLSTLGVGIFISTIATNQQQAMFYAWFFSIFAILLSGFFIPIENMPPWVQIVTYLDPLKYFMDVIRGIYLKGSGVSDLVPEIISLSLYGSTMLSLAIIRFHKRMS
- a CDS encoding ABC transporter permease, with protein sequence MKSLLLSIIKKEFFHILRDPQTLLIIIIMPIAMIFLYGYAITLEMRNIPTIVSDLSKTPESRLFVKKLVSSNFFEVELNHIDESSIDTVFRRREAKCIIVIPKDYSTGIVDSPVTYLQVIIDASDPNGAKLISNYVNNIVNQSNLEMSLSNSALFTLQPRFLYNPDLKSANYFVPGLVAVILLLISALLTSLAIVREKEKGTMEQVLVSPINPIQIIIGKLIPYLILGFIDGLIILFAGVFWFNVPVNGSLLLLLLMMLLYIFNGLSLGLLISTIAQTQQLAMMMALMGTMLPTFLLSGFMFPIESMPILFQWLSKIIPASHFVQIIRGIMLKGVGIPELISQISFLTLLSLVLIIVSIKKFRVNLDA
- a CDS encoding ABC transporter ATP-binding protein, yielding MESNYAVEVEHLTRRFGSFVAVNNVSFAVKQGEIFGFLGANGAGKTTTIRMLCGLLLPTSGKAYVAGYDLYTESEKIKLNIGYMSQKFSLYEDLTVRENIEFYGGVYGLSRKAIKLKIEELLAYLHLWDHADDLTGSLPVGWKQRLALSTAILHDPPIIFLDEPTSGVDPISRRNFWLLIYELAEKGKTIFVTTHYMDEAEYCNRLSIMKDGKIAEIDEPQRLKEKYNLTTMQDVFLAIVKRED
- a CDS encoding ABC transporter ATP-binding protein — encoded protein: MKPLIVDRLKKSYGMKHVVKDISFEVNKQEIFGLIGPDGAGKTTIMRIIVTLLKMDTGSVLFQSKNITDNIRYVRSNIGYMPQRFSLYQDLTVEQNLNFFGDLFGVPKDLQDNRKERLYGFSRLEPFRGRRAGALSGGMKQKLALSCMLMHEPEVIILDEPTFGVDPLSRNELWQILHELSEKGITILISTPYMEEAAECSKIGLIYDGEMLGINTPQEFVDNFTLPLYLLKTQAPHQTFKRLQQTEYMDSIQLFGEGVHLVDEYNLGLSRIQDQLSEYHIDDIVPIQPKLEDVFLNLLSKQRV